A stretch of DNA from Bicyclus anynana chromosome 23, ilBicAnyn1.1, whole genome shotgun sequence:
aagagtatttaactgacaaacaataataattaacgtataacggacataataataaatatagttttaatcatgtattacatagttattaattttaacatcatagtcaTTAAGTTAAGTATATTCATAGTTATTAAGTCAttctgacggcctccatggcgcagtggtatgcgcggtggatttacaaaacggaggtcctgggttcgatccccggctgggcagattgaaattttcttaatttgtccaggtctggctggtgggaggcttcggccgtggctagttaccaccctaccggcaaagacgtaccgccaagcgatttagcgttccggtacgatgccgtgtagaaaccgaaaggggtgtggattttcatcctcctcctaacaagttagcccgcttccatcttagaatgcatcatcacttaccatcaggtgaaattgtagtcaagggctaacttgtaaagaataaaaaaaaaagtaaatttcaatGATTATAGagaatgtaatttagttataagattatttgtaaaatttgcatgctattttgtagcaaattgtatgccaacatttattatatcaagatctgtatttaacaatttgcaaataaagaattatgaattataaatctggtccggggatacacctccaatttttcagttgtgtgcattttaagaaattaaatatcacgtgtctcaatcggtgaaggaaaacatcgtgaggaaacctgcataccagagaattttcttaattctctgcgtgtgtgagctGCCagcttgggccagcgtggtggactattggcctaatccctctcattttgagacgagactcgagttcagcagtgagccgaatgtgggttgataatcatgatgatgtattaaggtctaagggcggtcgAAGTAGTAGGCGTCCGGAAGTATAGCATAAACTTAcatgattatctatactaatattataaagctgaagagtttgtttgtttgtttgattgaacgcgctaatctctggaactactggtccgatttgaaaaattctttcaatgttagatagcccatttatcgaggaaggctatatattatccctgtattcctacgggaacggaaaccacgcgggtgaaaccgcgcggcgtcagctagtattgatATAATCGAATTTGAATCATGAATGTAAATGGTTTCCTATTCAGCGGGCGAACTAATGCGCCTATTGCTGGAACAGATGTACCTCACCATGGCGCCGTGGGCGGCCGAGTCCTGCCCCGTGCCTGCCGTGGAGCTGCGCGAGAGCGCGCGCCGCCTCGCCGACCGACCCCTGCTGCAGCAGCACGTCGACCAGTACCTTAGGGTTATCGGTGAGTGTAACTCATCATCTCCTTAACccttcagaccaattattgtataggacctgcctcgctagacgttacttttctgtcaaagtatatgatcaacgatctagtgcgattataaaaactgtctctatagaatcgacgtaaatagttgtaatcgtgatcgtcggttaaagagctctgtaaaaatacctttttgtgtagttgaattgtgtaaaaaacgggcaaaaacttctagtttagtataagatatttaccaaatctaagctccttttcctcagaaaatgacagataattttgttcgtgactatgagtgcaatacaggtccttctataattggtctgagggtaaaaacataaaaaaatacgcgttAAATTcattccttttttgaagtcggttaaaaaaagtgGTCATCAATTAACAGATTTTCTAAAGTAAACGTAACGGTTTTGATGTAACAGAGGAGAGCGGCGGGGAGTTCGTGCGGCGATGCGGGGACGCGGGCGGCGGGCAGTACGCGGTgtgcgcgcgccgcgccgccgagCGCCTGCTGGAGGCGCTGCTcgaccactgcgtcacggagagGCTCGGCTCCAAGGCGCACCGGATCTtcaggtcatcatcattatcattatcaacccatatttggcttcgggttaggccaatagtggcCAATAGGCCAATAaggggcggggcacatagttcgaagagccgatggacgttggggttccaaggtgctggaatggcgaccccgcactacaaagcgcagtgttggccgaccccccaccaggtggactgacgacatcaagcgagtcgcagggattcgctggatgcaggcggctcagtatcgtgatgtttggaagtccctacaaaaggcccatgtcctgcagtggacgtccatcggctgatatgatgatgatgatgaggccaATAgaccagacttcacacacgcagagaattaagaaaattctctggtatgcaggtttcctcacgatgttttccttgacacgagacacgtgatttttaatttctcaaaatgcacacaacttaaaaattTGGAGTTGCGGtgcggatttgaacccacaccctccggaatcgcaggcagaggtcatatccactggcatatcataggtatttatatattaaatatggtatggtatggtatgcATATATTAAATATGGTTTTGTTACTCGGCAGGTTGATTCGTTCTAAAAAATACATTGAAGAGGAGGACATACAAAAGAATGCGATGTTGCCCAACAAAGAATGCAAAGAGTTGACTTACAAGCTTTTAGAAGAACATTTTATCAGCGTACaggtaaaaaataatcaaaaattcaaaaaattcaaaaattcaaaattcatttatttcaagtaggctcagtttacaagcacttttgatacgtcagttgactatatgtaaagattctaccaccggaaGATTCAATCATTCATATATATACCCCTTTTATTTGCTATCAAATCTCATGTAAGAAAGTTGATCGCCATTGAattttttggattttatttattacatatatttaatgaaaaaaatatttttatatttaacaagtTGGTTCCCACTTGAGTGTAATTTTTATCTTATGTAGATATTGAaagaataattacaattttatttattctgattttgttttaattttcttattttttccaGCCCATGAGAAAAGCGGCCTCTGCCGGCGGAACCGCTAAAGCTATTTATCTGTACCACGTCAAGATACACGAGGTAAGAGTTCTCTAAacatagatccagagattaccctctactaGATATTGTGCTAACAAACTCTACCTagtgtacattttattttaaactagcgaacacccgcgacttcgtccgcgtggagtttattttttcacaaatctcgcgggaaccatggatttttcctggggGAAAAGTAGCccgtgtgttaatccagagtgaaatctatttgcattccaaaGGAGAATGCCCACTCGCCCATACAACtacggcccagggaacccaggtataaaAAGTAAATGATAAAAGATATAGATAAAAGGATGTTTAAGTaagatctggttaaataattggctcaataaaagtatgtttcttaaagaaaaatatttttttttatcactctattctagggcaaaatgttcgccggtgcaccaaagcggcgaagtaacatttgaaactgttttattttttttgtattatttttttctgttatcaacaagcttaacaaacaaacaaaccaattataagtcttcaaaaagTATCGTAAGACTCGGGCCGTATGGTCAACGAACTTACTTATCCCCGTTGTAgacaaattaaagtttatttaaaaatgttgtaaaacattgtagcaaacttttttttgataacttttttttgataattaattagaattatcaagattttttagatgTAGATTGCCGGGTAAGTAAATGGGCATTCTTCACATTGACACGTTGCACATAGGCAGATAGTTATTTACCTATGTGTCAATGTAactattttctatcatttatttcttatcccaattaaataacagatataTGATGGGGGTATATATTTGTTAAGCCGGATCTCGTACTGTAGGTGGCGCACACTGTACGCGAGATGTGCTACCGCGCGCTGCACAACGTGATATCGGTGGGCGCGCACATGCGACAGTCGCACGCGCGACTGCTGGACAAGCAGCGCCGCGTGCGCTCCATAGTGCACGGCATGCGCGTGCGCGGCGAGCCGCAGGACAACATTGACGATGTGAGTACTGCACTACACCTCAGACTacttacataaggacctgcctcgctggacgttacttttctgtctaagtaatcaatgatctaatgtaGTTGAAgcgtgtaaaaaacgggcaataccttctagtttagtttaacatatatatcaaatctaagctcgttttctttagaaaataacaGTGGGTCAACAATAAATGTGGGTCtaatctgtacttataataaatctgtagagaggtcaattctgtacatgaaataactatcagggggtgattagtggatACAGATGCCAAAagtgcaatcagtaaaatttttgtctgtctgtatgttctttatagaaacaaaaactactcgacggattttaacgaaacttggtacaattattcttcatactcctgggcaggttatagtatacttttcatcacgttacgatcaataggagcagagcagtgacaggaaatgttgggaaaacgggagaagttacaccATTTTTTAAGCCTCCGTCGCCGTCgtgtggtagggtaggggtagaatagtggtagggtaaggatagggtaggggtaggttagaggtagggtaggggtagtagtagggtttcacgcggacgaagtcgcgggcatccgctagtctcttataaagtgtatttcagatagcatgggtacggtgacagttgccttatgatgttcagtacgtactattatcgtgaattgcggcaaactttcaagagtgaaacgaactgtcaccgtacccacgctatctgaaaaacactatagagATCTGCTCTCTGCAGTGAGTCATTAAGATGAGCTCATATTGATGATTTagagttttacttttttttttgtttattgcatgtgattgtgttttgtgttttgACTACGGCTTTTGATTGTCTGCATCATAAAATATTAGTCAGGAAACTACACGGATATGGAATTAGTATATAAAGccttaaaatatgaaatacttACTGTGTTCCCATTGGTAGAATTCAGAATTATAGATAGGCATTAATAGAACACAGACAGAATAGGGGGTGTTAAAGGCCCTATATTAGCGCCATTTCTATTTCTCATTCATATCAAAGACCTTcctaaacatttattaataaggAAAGTCTAATCACAAGATAGTTTTGTTTGGACATTTACATCgcttattttacaaataaatagacaaataattCAACTCTTTCGCTAAAGTATAGTAGATTCGAAGCTAAAAATTTAGtgcttattaatacaaaaacaaaaattatcttgTAACTTTGTACCAAACTTTGTATATTGTCGCCAGGTCCTGGAGACTCTAACCCCGCCCGAACTGGCGGCGGTGAGTGCGGCGGAGGCGAAGTTACGAACCCTCGCCGCGGCGGAGATAGAGCTCGACCGCGCGCTCTTCATATTGACTTGCTACTTTGCTTACCCGCGGTAGTTGACAGTGAGAATCTTCATCATCACGTTTGTGATGaaggtccactgctggacataggactctTCTAAGGACTACGCCAAATACCACTGTCTTGAGACGCCTGTATCCAGCTTCAATCTGTATTGGATTTTTCCAGTACAATTTGTACGCATAGTTCCTAGTTAAAGACTTTGTGCACTGGTGTatttagtggggggtcgatcaacactacCCCGTCACCATTCTAGCACATAAGGACCCCATCGTCTATTCGAGAACATTACCATGAGTATATCCAGTTTGTTTTGACTAAGCATTAACAGTGTCTTGGTGTGGTATTTATGAATAGGCAGACAGGGAGTCATTTTAGGTATTacttatattgtattgtatggcTGCTTccttttattgtattgtaaaaacatacatacagccgaacgtaaaatCTCCTCCttattggaagtcggttaaaaatacgtgAACGCTAAACGCCTGTCCTATAATAAACATGGACgttatttcaaatttaacatGGTGACGCGTTGTGAGGCCATCAGTCTGTCTTAAAAATCCagtgctttagaccacacgactgaattaaaacttctttcaaaaatgaaaaaaaaaaataacagcgccatctatgagcatTAAGCGtaacaggttcttgaagtgcATAAagaagggattgtttcaaagttctataggaacgccatctattggaaGTTAGAAATAACAAACTGTTTAACTATaactgtagatggcagcacgcattaCAAGCCTCGCCCGATCACACTTTTCGTAAAGTAACctagaagttttacttcaataaactgtaaagtaatatttaagggttatataaataaaagccatttgttaaattcttaaaatttttatttgaccCCATCGAAACTGAATGCTCTCAAACAATGTATTATGTAcgttaattaattgtaattgtacAACCAGTTTGCGTCCGTTACAAAACCCGCTATCTACAACCCATTCGCGCAACACGAAGCAAACTACCCtgggatatttattttatttacttctgACGATccatgattaaaaattaaacttaaatttaacGAATTTAACTCAATAACTCCTCAAAAAATCCTTCGCTACTATACgtataaaacaaaagttatacCTACAACTGAATAGGCTGTATTATCAGCGACCTTTGCCTGTCTTAAACAATTTGGAAAAAAGTTGTTCCATAAACTGTAGCTGTATTATTCCCGCTAAGCCAAAACATTCTcagaaaattacaaaatatttacttactatttaaaaaataataatacaaaataaagacataattatgtattcataTTAGTTTTCCTCCTCATGTTCTTATTcttaatgaaaaaagaaatccCTTGCGATaggatttatttatgtatttcggTAAGTGCGTTCATCATATTAATTTGCTATAGAGTTAAATtcgttaaaattaatttgtactatgacaatgaatttaatttagtaCTAACCGAAATGATCATAATCAACAtcgttataattaatttattattaacaattatataatatgtaagtaaaCCTGTTATACAAGTGACACCTAGTATTTGGATTTTATTACAGTTACTAACCGTTGTATGTGCGACAATATACagattgaatataatataatacttagtacgtatgttattaaaatcataaaacacCTATTCAAAATTCTAGGCctcctaattaattaataaaaaaataatttaaatagggatgatgacagttttttaaattgtatataaattaagagtatactaatagtaaagcaattttgtaaaagtaacagggtatctgcgatcattactttcggagctacagggatttaaagagtcagatttgcggcgctgccgcggatccctgaaaaacgccccatacaaaatggctcgaaaaaatgacgtcataggcatgtaatggtcgttagatttgtatgcgcgttcaaacaaaattactaatatctttgttatttgtgcgtttatctttatagttcatatattaaaaaatgtcacatttaatgtaaggaagctaaaactgtatgaattttcatctaattacgataaaaaaattttagtagtttttgaaattttataatctcatttattttgcaaatatccagacaatctttgctttttatatataaattagttaacattgaccctatttacccgaatgtatcataaaaatcaatatattcaaacctagtcatcatccccattataagaAACACTAGCACagataaaacttgaaaaaaaaatgttttgtctaTGGTGATGAGCAAAAACTAATGATTGAAAAACTAATTGTATC
This window harbors:
- the LOC112049144 gene encoding DNA-directed RNA polymerase III subunit RPC3, whose protein sequence is MSHQLGRIVSQILHRYFGEIVQNVGYDLFIYGSKSINMIVKTTGLPRTRIVDSLRTLLKFDLATFESTDVFVNYKLLPENILLLIRYPRYLLQMKSKYGSEAEMLVEELLQQASCSATVLIVTVMNKYKDDKEKNINMINLKDTFISLVTAGYIQQAPVAELNEGSEAPILVPVETKVPELDLRDLMQAMANNLADVKDNTYWKVNYDRFHLDFRDDLMIKAITRRIDENAGELMRLLLEQMYLTMAPWAAESCPVPAVELRESARRLADRPLLQQHVDQYLRVIEESGGEFVRRCGDAGGGQYAVCARRAAERLLEALLDHCVTERLGSKAHRIFRLIRSKKYIEEEDIQKNAMLPNKECKELTYKLLEEHFISVQPMRKAASAGGTAKAIYLYHVKIHEVAHTVREMCYRALHNVISVGAHMRQSHARLLDKQRRVRSIVHGMRVRGEPQDNIDDVLETLTPPELAAVSAAEAKLRTLAAAEIELDRALFILTCYFAYPR